TCCAAGGGAACAGGCCCTGCGTCCTCGCGGAGCTCGCCCTCCAGATTATAGAGGACGGCGTGCTCGAAGATAATCACCGGATCGGGCTCCTGCAGGGCGCTCCACAGCATGCCGCGCGCGTCCTCCAGGGTCGCGGGGGCGAGGACGCGGATCCCCGGGATGTGGGCGTACCAGCCCTCCAGGCTGTGCGAGTGCTGGGCCGCGAGCTGACGCCCCGCGCCGGTCGCCATGCGGATCACCAGGGGCACGCTGAATTGCCCGCCCGACATGTGCCGAAGCGTCGCGGCGCCGTTGAGGATCTGATCGAGGGCGAGCAGGCTGAAGTTGACCGTCATCACCTCGACGATGGGCCGCATCCCGCCCAGCGCCGCGCCGATCCCGGCGCCGACGAAGGCGGACTCGGAGAGCGGCGTGTCGCGGATCCGCTCGGGCCCGAACTCTTCGAGGAAGCCGCGGCTCACCGCGTAGGTGCCCCCGTATTTCCCGACGTCCTCGCCCATCAAGAAGACCCGCGGGTCCTG
The sequence above is drawn from the Deltaproteobacteria bacterium PRO3 genome and encodes:
- a CDS encoding alpha-ketoacid dehydrogenase subunit beta, producing the protein MRRTTYREALRAALHEALKQDPRVFLMGEDVGKYGGTYAVSRGFLEEFGPERIRDTPLSESAFVGAGIGAALGGMRPIVEVMTVNFSLLALDQILNGAATLRHMSGGQFSVPLVIRMATGAGRQLAAQHSHSLEGWYAHIPGIRVLAPATLEDARGMLWSALQEPDPVIIFEHAVLYNLEGELREDAGPVPLDRAAVRREGKDLSLIAYGGTLPKALQAAERLAAEGVAAEVLDLRSLRPLDEAAILATVRKTHRAVIVDEGWRSGSLAAEVSARIMEGAFYSLDAPVQRVCSEEVPIPYARHLEEAAIPQVEDILAAAGKVLGKDA